One window of the Babesia microti strain RI chromosome IV, complete genome genome contains the following:
- a CDS encoding hypothetical protein (overlaps_old_locusTagID:BBM_III06435): MIFKLAFFQILLILSMTFSIESTEASGWNIRYRKAQPKKTIKLSNLEVIVTNKLCKCKIDYI; the protein is encoded by the exons atgatatttaaattggcattttttcaaatactATTAATCCTTTCAATGACATTTTCGATAGAATCCACAGAAGCTTCAGGATGGAACATAAGGTATCGCAAGGCACAGCCTAAGAaaactattaaattatccaatCTAGAG GTCATTGTCACTAACAAACTATGTAAATGCAagattgattatatatag
- a CDS encoding RAP protein, putative (overlaps_old_locusTagID:BBM_III06435), with product MHIYFSLYLVLIITSLDVIGVKFSDNIATFISPSYHNTQLCNLFAKRVKIRHGIPSDGKKFTLEDLIQQNILPQPPVFDNDPGYNRFHKIDYKSLARKHLKLEQQRIARLDQYFNDSSKQYTLTELLNILNEHGIYPYMSISTTIEMLNRFKYAIHNYISVNNYLCDELVDLIHKNRGFLRIIGSIRRCMKILKRVIVREALLDDPKIKKSLPQFKNSDIVDIFEVLSLTRYKNDILITLLINYVEDHLKNFTINQLCNIVYHISKLKYSAIGIVKNLTSRVTELTHLSPHDSLLVSEALVSFDYVQKDVFDKLADDILNGIEDFEVKELIRLFKTFTSAEYINDDFYTRVTEAISNNLDKLDTASYVMDLLSSLSHMNMKISHLLDFISVYINTNFSSFSPTQLASISKYLAMLHCYPKELFKKIFSLPIFSVIPDMEVMNHIRMGYHKNNSYTAYLHKYPFCELDKLYNKIFIAYKSYHLESSATDKDQFKFTEKNERNLRDIFLYQSREKIFTSSSIHLEIADIYRNQFNINFHVGFPSDEGFLIDLAYVTDDGDKFAIKVNGPFHFMQRCLSQIPPPLTASSMFKERYVNVLLKKMGWIVSNINYWDYATWFPFEKKKCTLFNALPDKLKELCNKNVVETCNTAK from the exons ATGCACATTTACTTTAGTTTATATCTTGTACTAATAATCACAAGTTTAGATGTTATAGGAGTGAAGTTTAGCGATAATATAGCGACTTTCATCTCTCCTTCCTATCATAACACCCAACTTTGCAACTTATTTGCCAAGAGAGTCAAAATAAGACATGGAATCCCTTCTGAcggcaaaaaatttactttGGAAGACTTGATTCAGCAAAATATCCTTCCTCAACCTCCAGTCTTTGACAATGATCCAGGGTACAACCGCTTCCACAAAATAGACTATAAGTCTTTAGCTCGTAAGCACTTAAAACTTGAACAACAAAGGATAGCCAGGCTGGATCAATATTTCAATGATTCTTCCAAGCAATATACACTAACTGAATTGCTAAATATTCTAAATGAACATGGAATCTATCCTTACATGTCAATCAGCACAACCATTGAAATGCTTAATAGATTCAAATACGcaatacacaattatatatcagttaataattatttatgtgatgAATTAGTAGATTTGATACACAAAAATAGAGGGTTTTTAAGGATTATTGGCTCAATACGGCGATGTATGAAGATTCTTAAAAGGGTTATCGTTAGAGAGGCACTGTTGGACGATCctaaaataaaaaaatcgCTTCCtcaatttaaaaatagtgATATTGTTGACATTTTTGAGGTACTATCACTTACCAGatacaaaaatgatattttaattacacTCCTCATAAATTATGTCGAAGATCATTTAAAGAATTTTActataaatcaattatgtAACATTGTTTATCACATAAGCAAGCTAAAATACAGTGCTATTGgaattgttaaaaatttaacttCACGTGTAACTGAATTAACTCATTTATCTCCTCATGATTCATTACTTGTTTCTGAGGCACTAGTGTCATTTGATTATGTACAGAAAGATGTTTTTGATAAACTAGctgatgatattttaaatggCATAGAAGATTTTGAAGTAAAGGAATTAATTAGATTATTTAAGACATTCACCTCAGCTGAATATATAAACGATGATTTTTACACTCGTGTTACAGAGGCCATATCAAATAATCTAGACAAATTAGATACTGCTAGCTATGTCATGGATCTACTATCCTCGCTATCACATatgaatatgaaaattaGTCATTTATTAGATTTCATATCTGTGTATATTAACActaatttttcatcattttcacCAACCCAACTAGCTTCAATTTCCAA GTATCTTGCTATGTTGCATTGTTATCCCAAGGAATTATTTAAGAAGATATTCAGTCTTCCAATATTTTCTGTTATACCAGATATGGAAGTGATGAACCACATCAGAATGGGCTATCACAAAAACAACTCTTACACG GCTTATTTACATAAGTATCCCTTCTGTGAACTTGACAAGttgtacaataaaatttttatcgcaTACAAATCATACCATCTGGAGTCATCCGCTACTGATAAGGATCAATTCAAGTTTACTGAGAAGAACGAGAGGAATTTGAgagatatatttttgtaccAATCCAGagaaaaaatatttacatctTCTTCCATACACTTGGAAATTGCAGATATATACAGAAACCaattcaatatcaatttccATGTCGGATTTCCGTCGGATGAAGGCTTTTTAATTGATCTTGCCTATGTTACTGATGATggtgataaatttgcaattaaaGTAAATGGTCCATTTCATTTTATGCAAAGATGTTTGTCACAGATTCCACCACCTCTAACTGCATCTTCTATGTTCAAAGAGAGGTATGTAAATGT ATTGCTAAAAAAGATGGGTTGGATTGTCTCTAACATAAACTACTGGGACTATGCTACATG GTTCCCTTTTGAGAAGAAGAAATGTACCCTTTTTAATGCACTCCCTGACAAACTCAAAGAATTGTGTAACAAAAATGTAGTGGAAACTTGTAACACTGCCAAATAA
- a CDS encoding leucyl-tRNA synthetase (overlaps_old_locusTagID:BBM_III06445), translated as MARRSYILDIEYKVQSLWHEFGVNESNVPIDELKPKYFCTFPYPYMNGRLHLGHAFSASKAEFQARFQALMGKQILWPMGFHCTGMPIAACADKIKFELSDRKNDSEVDVKYNSKAHFSDKCDSNAQKNEGNILKYSSKKSKATSKTNNELSQTDIMLKMGIDNDIVHKFADPDFWLTFFPPLAIKDLKRLGFAIDWRRSFITTKRNPYYDRFIKWQFNKLKNLNKLMYGCRPSIISIKTLQPCADHDRSEGEGVGHQEYTVIKLKLKTYLDIKQLVIDDYKSYISEINELPIYLLAATLRPETMYGQTGCFVLPEGDYCAVLGFNNPKMDFNVQGVVQSLYHIKDSIELTDAIYITSSNSLYNLAYQGLIPLNPSQNTDKPPHILFNLTGQTLIGMQIEAPLSVYKHVYVLPMPTISIKKGTGIVTCVPSDSPDDYLMYKDIRNKADYYRTKYNIDPAYVSFDILPIINIPGIGNMCAVTECEKLKIASIKDRIKVDPLKNVLYKRGFYEGVMCYGKYSGQPVMNVKEHIKQDLISSGSAIVYMEPESTVISRNGDTCIVALCNQWYTTFGDENWKKYVHEHVNSQNFICHNESTLNQIKHVVNWLDHWACSRSYGLGTNVMLDNDNNPVLIESLSDSTIYMAYYTISHYFQGDIYGTKPGKFGISATQITDELFDYIFDISDIMPRDLPIEKHILLDAKKEFMYWYPQDIRVSGKDLIFNHLTMSLFIHQAIWQGRYMPMGYFCNGHILVDAEKMSKSKGNFLTIEECIDKYTADGMRVALADAGDTIDDANFSNDTANSALLKLYTLIQICKEFVESTEYRKDDAILDYDKAFVNHMKILANKAKDAYSKFCYRDALKYSYYEMTSLIHKYKLQSGTSLMNREIVLQYLDTLAKILSPICPHTCEYIWRDLLKNDSFVIKQQWPIFEDIDWGIYRRYSMLYKNIDEFRRAKEKAINQLKKKNKNAIVNFTSADIFVASKYTKVQELVLTQLTDMVKNNIDILNVNISNQLLQSETLKDLNKVDKKEALQFASYYVKEEYATRGDSSLKPGLDYCEIEFLELNKQYLKESLQLNELNLYQCDDGTCMPGRPTIRYLSN; from the exons ATGGCTCGTAGATCATACATTTTAGATATAGAATATAAAGTACAGTCATTATGGCATGAATTTGGAGTGAATGAATCGAATGTGCCCATTGATGAACTTAAGCCTAAGTATTTTTGCACCTTTCCCTACCCTTATATGAATGGAAGACTCCATCTTGGCCACGCCTTTAGTGCATCAAAAGCCGAATTTCAAGCAAGATTCCAGGCATTGATGGGTAAACAAATTCTTTGGCCAATGGGATTCCACTGTACAG GCATGCCAATAGCAGCATGTGCAGATAAGATAAAGTTTGAACTATCAGATCGCAAGAATGACTCCGAAGTAgatgttaaatataattcaaagGCGCATTTTTCAGATAAATGTGATTCTAATGCTCAAAAAAACGAAGGAAATATTCTAAAGTATTCATCTAAGAAAAGTAAAGCAACATCTAAAACGAATAATGag ttGAGTCAAACAGATATAATGCTGAAAATGGGTATAGATAATGATATTGTTCACAAGTTTGCAGATCCAGATTTTTGGCTTACATTCTTTCCACCATTGGCCATAAAAGACTTAAAGAGACTTGGATTTGCTATTGACTGGAGGAGATCCTTCATCACTACCAAGAGAAATCCCTACTACGATAGATTTATCAAATGGCAATTTAATAAGCTTAAAAATCTCAATAAGTTAATGTATGGTTGCCGTCCATCTATAATCAGCATTAAAACTTTACAACCTTGTGCCGACCACGATAGATCTGAGGGTGAAGGAGTTGGTCATCAGGAATATACAGTAATCAAATTAAAGCTTAAAACCtatttagatattaaaCAACTGGTCATTGATGACTACAAAAGTTATATATCtgaaataaatgaattaccAATATACCTACTAGCAGCTACACTTCGGCCTGAAACAATGTATGGACAAACTGGCTGTTTTGTATTACCAGAAGGCGATTATTGTGCGGTTCTTGGCTTTAATAACCCTAAAATGGATTTTAACGTACAAGGTGTGGTTCAATCATTATACCATATTAAGGATAGCATCGAATTGACCGATGCTATCTATATTACATCATCCAATTCATTATACAATCTAGCTTATCAG ggTTTAATCCCCCTTAATCCCTCACAAAACACTGATAAACCTCctcatatattatttaaccTCACTGGACAAACATTGATCGGGATGCAGATAGAAGCACCTCTTTCAGTCTACAAGCATGTATATGTTTTACCTATGCcaacaatttcaataaaaAAGG GCACAGGAATAGTAACTTGTGTTCCCAGCGATTCTCCAGATGACTACCTAATGTACAAGGATATTCGTAATAAGGCGGACTATTATAGGACAAAATACAACATAGATCCTGCATATGTATcttttgatatattgccaataataaatataccagg AATAGGAAATATGTGTGCTGTTACTGAGTGTGAAAAGTTGAAGATTGCCTCCATTAAAGATAGAATTAAGGTGGACCCACTAAAAAATGTCTTATACAAACGCGGATTTTATGAGGGAGTCATGTGCTATGGCAAGTATAGTGGACAACCTGTTATGAATGTCAAGGAACATATTAAACAGGATCTTATATCCAGCGGTTCTGCTATCGTTTATATGGAGCCTGAATCGACTGTAATATCAAGAAATGGAGATACGTGTATTGTGGCTTTGTGTAATCAG TGGTATACGACGTTTGGGGATGAAAACTGGAAAAAATACGTACATGAACATGTAAACTCGCAGAACTTTATATGTCATAATGAATCTACATTAAACCAAATTAAGCACGTAGTTAATTG GCTGGATCATTGGGCTTGTAGCAGATCTTATGGCCTGGGTACTAATGTTATGTtagataatgataataatcCTGTGCTAATTGAAAGCTTGTCTGACAGTACAATATATATGGCATATTACACCATTTCTCATTATTTTCAG GGTGATATATATGGAACCAAACCTGGTAAATTTGGTATCTCTGCCACTCAAATAACTGATGAGCTATTTGACtacatttttgatatatcaGATATTATGCCTAGAGATTTGCCAATTGAAAAACATATATTGCTTGATGCTAAGAAGGAATTCATGTACTGGTATCCGCAAGATATAAGAGTTTCTGGAAAGGATCTAATTTTTAACCATTTGACAATGTCCCTTTTCATTCACCAGGCCATATGGCAGGGCAGGTATATGCCAAT GGGCTATTTCTGCAATGGACATATACTTGTTGATGCAGAAAAGATGTCTAAATCTAAGGGCAACTTTTTGACAATAGAAGAATGCATTGATAAATATACTGCGGATGGGATGAGGGTGGCGCTAGCTGATGCAGGAGATACAATTGATGATGCCAATTTTTCCAACGATACAGCCAATTCAGCACttctaaaattatatacattgatTCAAATTTGCAAAGAATTTGTGGAATCCACGGAATACAGAAAAGATGATGCCATTTTGGACTACGATAAAGCCTTTGTCAATCACATGAAGATATTGGCCAACAAAGCTAAAGATGCTTATTCGAAATTTTGCTACAGAGATGCTTTGAAGTATTCATACTACGAAATGACTTCACTCATCCATAAATATAAGCTACAGTCCGGTACTTCACTAATGAACAGGGAGATTGTTCTACAATATCTTG ATACGCTCGCCAAAATACTTTCACCAATTTGCCCTCACACGTGCGAATACATATGGCGTGATTTGCTAAAAAATGATTCCTTCGTCATAAAGCAGCAATGGCCAATTTTTGAGGATATAGACTGGGGTATTTATAg acGATACTCCATGTTATACAAGAATATAGACGAATTTAGACGAGCTAAGGAGAAGGCAATCAATCAGCTTAAGAAGAAGAATAAAAATGCAATAGTAAATTTCACAAGTGCAGACATTTTTGTGGCCTCCAAGTACACCAAAGTGCAGGAACTGGTTCTTACTCAACTAACTGACATGGTCAAAAACAATATTGACATTCTCAATGTCAATATTTCAAaccaattattacaatcaGAGACGCTAAAAGATTTGAATAAAGTTGATAAGAAAGAAGCTTTACAGTTTGCCAGTTATTATGTGAAGGAAGAATACGCTACACGTGGTGATTCATCATTGAAACCCGGATTGGATTATTGTGAAATTGAATTTCTGGAACTAAATAAGCAATATTTAAAGGAATCACTACAATTAAATG aattaaatttataccaATGCGATGATGGCACTTGTATGCCTGGGAGGCCCACAATTAGATACCTCtccaattaa
- a CDS encoding conserved Plasmodium protein, unknown function (overlaps_old_locusTagID:BBM_III06450): protein MEGSGWKLQLFMQRLLSDKFVLEDDVHKFAASSTSKLVNAVNSKINDIGFALTKICFEGKYYYTLKNLMDRSLNNMENDNTSNFAKVIGCQFTTIHIQIFSDCIKTMISEGLPISSEKTIEPSWTSVCVRNGLSDISQQITLLDKLIKNAWLSFGCSNTDIIPGIRFYVDLSESFPMDMLPNCGYCQSPIVIYKYNCSKCSKSFHKLCIKSEICVICTKS, encoded by the exons ATGGAAGGGAGTGGGTGGAAACTACAACTTTTTATGCAAAGGCTATTAAGTGATAAG ttTGTGTTGGAGGATGATGTACACAAATTTGCAGCAAGTTCAACCTCAAAGCTTGTAAATGCGGTTAACTCTAAAATCAATGATATCGGATTCGCTTTGACC AAAATATGTTTTGAaggaaaatattattacactCTAAAAAATCTCATGGATAGGTCACTAAATAACAtggaaaatgataataCCTCTAATTTTGCTAAAGTTATAGGTTGCCAATTTACTACTATacatatccaaattttttcTG ATTGTATAAAAACGATGATTTCAGAGG GATTGCCTATATCTAGTGAAAAAACAATCGAACCATCGTGGACTAGTGTATGTGTAAGGAATGGATTGAGCGATATATCACAACAAATAACTCTGCTTGATAAGCTTATCAAAAATGCATGGCTCTCATTTGGATGTTCAAATACTGATATTATCCCTGGAATTCGTTTTTATGTC GACTTATCAGAATCTTTCCCAATGGATATGTTACCCAATTGTGGGTACTGTCAATCGCCTATCGTCATTTAC AAATATAACTGTTCCAAATGCAGTAAAAGTTTTcacaaattatgtattaaGAGTGAAATTTGCGTGATTTGTACCAAAAGTTAA
- a CDS encoding hypothetical protein (overlaps_old_locusTagID:BBM_III06440), which produces MYTQSITINLLCVLCWTIDISSVSITSNIIDISNRSKKFGEYVLTSNKIPRYKCHNSFKRHNDDLAFLTKGIVLYRNNSLYNKRLKSPEAEKDPTFVTKLSNSLAKIKKRFLNIVYPSGVTSNYYKYANWRLLERFSHSMSQSISNNPLAAKILLNQSTYSTNDGVINIAYKIDFIATNLMTQIFKEIVSRIVKTMWVGNIGIGFDMNPRAFCFWGSLICTITNTADFLSTLFNFKYISITRHITTLFRQIGMLTTSASIGPIYGSFKSQNNVSNIGEITAKMEAVTPLCDLLGSATGSVISYLIAPYQYYYRGIAFAIAALIANYSSYCAVQMVVFRSLNISRCFVVLEDFSTALLKRLDRYLIYHNLKRSLKSNIQGKTTNGIMMNKYDYDNEGGEIAEMIFKREFKKANEMLQRFTQSHMCNTLRASRFNESTTTNATTEEPQNLAQKRISTQLLTPGDIAKMEPFLFPGSDGALPYGVIKKHIRSTNVDYLTLVRYLMIFKNENFLVVISPHTGVEAVIYKNAKPRDAILAILTYNIADKLWSIFSDIVDDNTSELRELWNFCKSSARKLFRSDKHESKNVQFCDSLEAKQGLSTVSYAYTMAKACIDELLLSLESAKWEIDKFDVSTLKK; this is translated from the coding sequence ATGTATACACAAAGTATTACTATTAATCTACTATGTGTCTTATGCTGGACAATTGACATTTCATCTGTGTCAATTACATCTAACATAATAGATATTTCTAATCGCAGCAAAAAATTTGGCGAATACGTGCTCACAAGCAATAAAATTCCTAGATACAAATGtcataattcatttaaGCGGcataatgatgatttggCATTTCTTACCAAAGGCATCGTACTCTATCGCAATAACTCGCTATACAATAAGCGTCTTAAATCACCGGAAGCAGAGAAAGACCCTACATTTGTCACTAAACTAAGCAACAGCTTGGCAAAGATTAAAAAGAGATTTCTAAATATTGTTTACCCATCAGGTGTTACTAGCAATTACTacaaatatgcaaattgGAGATTACTTGAAAGGTTTTCTCATTCGATGTCCCAGAGTATCAGCAACAATCCACTTGCTGCCAAAATTCTTCTAAATCAATCAACATATAGCACTAATGATGGagttataaatattgcGTATAAAATAGACTTCATTGCAACAAACTTGATGACGCAAATCTTTAAGGAAATTGTATCTAGAATTGTCAAAACAATGTGGGTTGGAAATATTGGCATTGGTTTCGATATGAATCCCAGAGCCTTTTGTTTTTGGGGGTCCCTTATCTGTACTATTACAAACACAGCGGACTTTTTGTCGACACTTTTTAACTTTAAGTACATATCTATTACTCGCCACATTACTACTTTGTTTAGACAGATAGGTATGTTGACAACATCTGCCAGTATCGGCCCTATCTATGGCTCCTTTAAGTCTCAAAACAACGTGTCGAATATCGGTGAAATCACTGCTAAAATGGAGGCTGTAACCCCATTGTGTGACCTTTTAGGATCGGCTACTGGTTCCGTAATCAGTTACCTAATTGCACCATATCAATACTATTATAGAGGTATAGCATTTGCTATAGCAGCtttaattgcaaattaCTCTTCCTATTGTGCTGTTCAAATGGTTGTATTTAGGTCTCTCAACATTTCACGCTGTTTCGTCGTGCTTGAAGATTTTTCCACTGCACTTTTGAAACGATTAGATCGATATTTGATCTATCACAATTTGAAGCGTTCACTGAAATCTAACATTCAGGGCAAGACAACTAATGGGATTATGATGAACAAGTATGACTACGATAATGAGGGTGGCGAGATTGCTGAGATGATATTCAAACGGGAATTTAAAAAGGCAAACGAAATGTTGCAGCGTTTTACCCAATCTCACATGTGTAACACTTTGCGTGCTTCCAGATTTAATGAGTCCACTACTACAAATGCCACCACAGAAGAGCCTCAAAATTTGGCACAAAAGAGGATATCAACCCAATTATTAACCCCAGGTGATATTGCCAAAATGGAGCCCTTCCTTTTCCCTGGATCGGATGGAGCGTTACCATATGGAGTAATTAAGAAACACATTAGATCAACTAATGTGGACTATCTTACTCTAGTTAGatatttgatgatttttaaaaatgaaaactTTTTGGTTGTAATTAGTCCTCATACGGGTGTTGAAGCAGTGATATACAAGAATGCCAAACCTAGAGATGCCATATTGGCAATTCTAACCTATAACATTGCAGATAAGCTCTGGTCAATCTTCAGTGATATTGTGGATGATAATACATCAGAGCTTAGGGAATTATGGAATTTTTGCAAGTCATCCGCAAGGAAACTATTTAGAAGTGATAAACATGAGAGTAAAAATGTACAGTTTTGTGATTCTCTTGAGGCAAAGCAAGGTTTATCTACCGTTTCATATGCCTACACTATGGCAAAGGCTTGTATTGATGAACTCCTGTTGAGTTTAGAATCTGCAAAGTGGGAAATCGATAAATTTGACGTTTCAACCCTCaagaaatga